The following proteins come from a genomic window of Oncorhynchus gorbuscha isolate QuinsamMale2020 ecotype Even-year unplaced genomic scaffold, OgorEven_v1.0 Un_scaffold_1812, whole genome shotgun sequence:
- the LOC124024269 gene encoding nuclear factor 7, brain-like has translation MASGSSLPEDRFSCPICCDIFKDPVVLACGHSFCEVCQQEYWADKKPWKCPVCRRRFPVAMTQPPRNLALNDACEAFLQERSQRASSGSEVLCSLHGEKFKLFCLKYNQPVCLVCRDSKVHKSHDCVPVDEVVQDLKEELHTALKPLQKNLEVFNNVKLACDKTAEHMKSQVQHTEKQIRKEFEKLHQFLRDEEAARIAALREEEEQKSQMMRKKIDEMSRKTSYLSDAIRTIEEELKDEDISFLQNFRTTKERSQYTLLDPQLVSGVLIDKAKHLGNLQFRVWEKMLGILKYTPVILDPNTAHPSLSLTDDLTTVRRPGTSQQFVNNPERFMRYTNVLGSEGFSSGIHSWELEAGDHPDWVLGVAKESIDRKRECNATPKDGMWCISQHGGKYIGGGGDIIALKRRPQRIRVQLDYNRGEVSFYHPKYMTPVYTLNVRATERLFPYFNIGNVANGNNPGI, from the exons ATGGCATCCGGATCATCTCTACCAGAGGACAGGTTCTCCTGTCCCATCTGCTGTGACATCTTCAAGGATCCTGTCGTCCTGGCATGTGGCCACAGCTTCTGTGAAGTCTGTCAGCAGGAATACTGGGCAGATAAGAAACCTTGGAAATGTCCAGTTTGTAGGAGAAGATTCCCCGTAGCTATGACTCAACCTCCTCGTAACCTGGCGTTAAATGACGCGTGTGAGGCCTTCTtacaggagaggag TCAGAGAGCTTCATCTGGCTCTGAGGTGCTCTGCAGTCTGCACGGTGAGAAATTCAAACTCTTCTGTCTGAAGTACAATCAGCCCGTCTGCTTGGTGTGTCGAGATTCAAAAGTCCATAAATCTCACGACTGTGTCCCCGTAGACGAGGTTGTCCAGGATCTTAAGGAGGAACTCCACACCGCCCTGAAGCCTTTACAGAAGAACCTAGAGGTCTTTAACAACGTTAAACTAGCCTGTGATAAAACAGCAGAACACATGAAGAGTCAGGTCCAGCACACAGAGAAACAGATTAGGAAAGAGTTTGAGAAGCTTCACCAGTTTCTACGAGATGAAGAGGCAGCCAGGATAGCTGcactgagggaggaagaggagcagaaGAGTCAGATGATGAGGAAGAAGATTGACGAGATGAGCAGAAAGACATCATACCTTTCAGATGCAATCAGAACCATAGAGGAGGAGCTGAAAGATGAAGACATCTCATTCCTGCAGAACTTCAGGACCACAAAGGAAAGATCCCAGTACACACTGCTGGATCCACAGCTGGTCTCAGGAGTTCTGATAGACAAGGCCAAACACctgggcaacctgcagttcagaGTCTGGGAGAAGATGCTGGGGATCCTCAAATACACTCCTGTGATTCTGGACCCAAACACTGCacatcccagtctctctctgactgatgaTCTGACCACTGTGAGAAGACCAGGCACGTCCCAGCAGTTCGTTAACAACCCAGAGCGATTTATGAGGTACACAAATGTTCTTGGCTCCGAGGGGTTCAGCTCAGGAATACACAGCTGGGAGCTGGAGGCGGGGGACCATCCTGACTGGGTTTTGGGCGTGGCTAAAGAGTCCATAGACAGGAAGCGGGAGTGTAATGCGACACCAAAGGATGGAATGTGGTGTATATCACAGCACGGTGGGAAGTacataggaggaggaggtgacatCATCGCTCTGAAGAGGAGACCCCAGAGGATCAGAGTGCAGCTGGACTACAACAGAGGGGAGGTGTCCTTCTACCACCCCAAATACATGACACCTGTCTACACTCTTAACGTTAGAGCTACTGAGAGACTGTTCCCATACTTTAATATTGGGAATGTGGCTAATGGCAACAACCCTGGTATTTAG